In Natrinema amylolyticum, the following are encoded in one genomic region:
- a CDS encoding glycosyltransferase family 4 protein — protein MVMGTLRRLLRGSMITSSASAGGSTATEATAESEPSPGVERPADEPLDICLLSYRSNPYSGGQGVYVKYLSRALTDLGHSVDVISGKPYPELDDDVGLVKLPGENIVDELDRLGQFEPSYLRDPLALYEWLSALTGGFPDPYVFGRQVVDYFEEHRPAYDVVHDNQSLCHGLHALRERGHPVVATVHHPITVDRDAALAAADGWGERLLIRRWYRFLRMQREVVQELPHVLTVSESAKHRTVTDFGADPESIRVVHNGIDTDLFEPVDRSADRPRVMTTVSADVPLKGARHLLEAFATVREEIDAELVVIGEFDEGGDCDRLISTLGIEDAIETHSEISYERMVELYGTADVAVVPSIYEGFGLPAGEALACGVPVVATTGGGLPEVVGDAGVLVEPGDADALAEAVRDLLADDQRRRRLGERGRDRIVEEFDWERAARETVDTYRDAIETQSRGT, from the coding sequence ATGGTCATGGGTACGCTCAGACGGCTTCTCCGGGGGAGTATGATTACGTCGTCCGCGTCGGCAGGGGGGTCGACCGCCACGGAAGCGACGGCGGAGTCGGAGCCGTCGCCCGGTGTGGAGCGGCCCGCCGACGAGCCGCTCGATATCTGTCTATTGAGCTATCGATCGAACCCGTATTCGGGGGGACAGGGCGTCTACGTCAAGTATCTGAGCCGAGCGCTGACCGATCTCGGCCACTCCGTCGACGTGATCTCGGGGAAACCGTACCCCGAACTCGACGACGACGTGGGGCTGGTGAAACTGCCCGGCGAGAATATCGTCGACGAACTCGACCGGCTGGGACAGTTCGAGCCGTCCTATCTCCGCGATCCGCTCGCACTGTACGAATGGCTGAGCGCGCTCACCGGCGGCTTTCCGGACCCCTACGTCTTCGGCCGGCAGGTCGTCGACTACTTCGAGGAGCACCGGCCCGCATACGACGTCGTCCACGACAATCAGTCGCTCTGTCACGGACTCCATGCCCTCCGCGAGCGGGGCCACCCGGTCGTGGCGACCGTTCATCATCCGATCACTGTCGACCGCGACGCCGCGCTGGCCGCGGCCGACGGCTGGGGAGAGCGGCTGCTGATCCGCCGGTGGTACCGATTTCTCCGGATGCAACGTGAGGTAGTACAGGAGCTGCCGCACGTGCTGACCGTCTCCGAGTCGGCCAAACACCGCACCGTGACCGACTTCGGAGCCGATCCCGAGTCGATCCGCGTCGTCCACAACGGCATCGACACAGACCTGTTCGAACCCGTCGATCGGAGCGCCGATCGTCCGCGTGTGATGACGACTGTCAGCGCCGACGTTCCGCTGAAAGGGGCTCGGCACTTGCTCGAGGCGTTCGCGACCGTCCGCGAGGAGATCGACGCCGAACTCGTCGTCATCGGCGAGTTCGACGAGGGCGGCGACTGTGACCGGCTGATCTCGACACTGGGAATCGAGGACGCGATCGAGACCCACAGCGAGATCAGTTACGAGCGAATGGTCGAACTCTACGGGACCGCCGACGTCGCGGTCGTCCCCTCGATCTACGAGGGCTTCGGGCTCCCGGCGGGCGAGGCGCTGGCCTGTGGCGTGCCGGTCGTCGCTACCACCGGCGGGGGGCTCCCCGAAGTGGTCGGCGACGCCGGCGTCCTCGTCGAGCCGGGCGACGCCGACGCGCTGGCCGAGGCCGTCCGCGACCTGCTCGCGGACGACCAGCGCCGCCGCCGACTCGGCGAGCGGGGACGGGACCGAATCGTCGAGGAGTTCGACTGGGAGCGGGCCGCCCGCGAGACGGTGGATACGTATCGCGACGCCATCGAAACGCAGTCACGGGGGACCTGA